The proteins below come from a single Serratia fonticola genomic window:
- the kch gene encoding voltage-gated potassium channel protein: MKIVRTIEKYVPPTFILALMVAHNGYLVLSPILWHGLQHSHDFVENFSTWQQALGFLDAMDIPRFMIGTVLLFMAGMLLLKTRIAWFFSLLLLSCIVIVDIVIYKQITVLAGYSLVTLLGMIIYWRRFDQRKLASTSFFAVTSIASLIVYSMLGTLYIGDQFTPAVTDLPTAFYFAVVCMSTVGFGDIIPHTTAARMFTLTVIIFGITVFAASLASVAGVLISQNLQRIIKGRFSHMVRKNHYIIVGTSSLAQNVYQGLIESGGNVTIVCEPGNKQHYPSHADVVEGDPSAVATLALAGAEKAKYIVALTESDAVNAFIILAAKEVGGADTKTITLVNESQNMNKIKRVKPDAVLSLQLLGSELLVRSLNGEVVNHDLNIDAFFSNGEGDNKGR, translated from the coding sequence ATGAAAATCGTGAGAACAATAGAAAAATACGTACCACCAACGTTTATCCTGGCGTTAATGGTTGCGCATAATGGGTACTTGGTACTCAGCCCGATCCTGTGGCACGGGTTGCAGCATTCTCATGATTTTGTGGAAAATTTTAGCACCTGGCAACAGGCTCTGGGCTTTCTTGATGCCATGGATATTCCACGCTTTATGATTGGCACCGTGCTGCTCTTTATGGCGGGTATGTTGCTGTTAAAAACGCGTATTGCGTGGTTTTTCTCGTTACTGTTGCTCAGCTGTATCGTCATCGTTGATATCGTTATCTATAAGCAAATCACTGTGTTGGCAGGGTATTCACTGGTTACCCTATTGGGGATGATCATCTACTGGCGCCGTTTCGACCAACGTAAGCTGGCGAGTACCAGTTTTTTTGCCGTCACCAGCATAGCCTCATTGATTGTCTACAGTATGTTAGGAACGCTGTACATTGGCGATCAATTCACCCCCGCGGTGACCGACCTGCCTACGGCGTTTTATTTTGCCGTGGTCTGCATGTCTACGGTCGGCTTTGGCGATATCATTCCGCATACCACTGCTGCGCGGATGTTCACACTCACGGTGATTATCTTTGGCATTACGGTTTTTGCCGCTTCTCTGGCATCGGTTGCTGGCGTGCTAATCAGCCAAAATCTTCAACGTATTATCAAAGGGCGGTTCTCTCACATGGTTCGCAAAAATCATTATATTATTGTTGGTACCTCTTCATTGGCACAAAATGTCTATCAGGGATTGATTGAAAGCGGCGGTAACGTGACCATTGTTTGTGAGCCTGGTAATAAACAACACTATCCTAGTCATGCAGATGTGGTTGAAGGCGATCCTTCCGCCGTTGCTACGCTGGCATTAGCCGGGGCAGAAAAGGCGAAATATATTGTTGCCTTGACCGAAAGCGACGCGGTTAACGCTTTCATCATATTGGCAGCCAAAGAGGTGGGTGGGGCAGACACCAAAACCATCACGTTGGTCAATGAAAGCCAGAATATGAACAAGATCAAACGCGTCAAACCCGATGCCGTACTCTCACTGCAACTGTTAGGTAGTGAATTGCTGGTGCGCTCGCTTAATGGTGAGGTGGTTAATCACGATCTCAATATTGATGCGTTTTTCAGCAACGGTGAGGGTGATAACAAGGGCAGGTAA
- a CDS encoding UbiD family decarboxylase, whose protein sequence is MKRRKLKIDVQKVPKSYRAYLELLASKGEVVAIPDEVDWYLEIGAILRHACETESPMPLFSKVKGAPGFRAAEMGPTVSRVPGKRWQRLALMLGLPDDAQLLEIQDAFLDAIGQEPHPPVMVDPATAPCKQNKWVGDQVDMTKIPAPILHDGDGGRYFQTAGAIMVRTPPGEPVPEDAYTVDKDAWTNWSFSRAMIAGSRPQNNPTPKPPHASSVGVPHGNGPHYSKNNIVGLWLPFQHNGMIYNMWTAQGKDCPFVIALGVPPAVTMLLSAAPPAWHDEYNYASAFLGHGIEMVKAETCDVLVPAECEIIIEGYVSADKSVAEGPFGEFPGYLSNQSSLKPLAKITCVTFRDEAILPICIPGIPIDSTLMLGCFCLSATARVYFEKSGLPIIDCFSPLEASSHWLVIRVRDDWHKITGMTVKAFIDKIAEVFWTNHIGKTTAKLIIVGEDIPPDDSNKVTWALATRNNPVQGVFHYPQYDSDGTGLQIYLDVATKLRGRGGLVAYSCLQIQQQVNQPLEQVLSFATNYPLPLQEKIKSKWSEWGFDR, encoded by the coding sequence ATGAAGCGACGTAAACTGAAAATTGATGTGCAGAAAGTCCCCAAATCGTACCGCGCCTATCTGGAACTGTTGGCCAGCAAGGGGGAAGTGGTGGCGATACCTGACGAGGTGGATTGGTATCTGGAGATCGGCGCCATTCTGCGCCACGCCTGCGAAACAGAAAGCCCGATGCCGCTGTTTAGCAAGGTGAAGGGCGCACCCGGTTTCCGGGCGGCAGAAATGGGCCCGACGGTCAGCCGCGTACCTGGCAAACGCTGGCAGCGTCTTGCGCTGATGCTAGGCTTGCCGGATGATGCCCAGTTGCTGGAGATCCAGGATGCCTTTCTGGATGCCATCGGTCAGGAGCCGCATCCGCCAGTGATGGTCGATCCGGCCACCGCCCCGTGCAAACAAAACAAATGGGTGGGCGATCAGGTTGATATGACCAAAATCCCGGCACCTATCCTGCACGACGGCGACGGCGGCCGCTATTTCCAGACGGCCGGAGCCATCATGGTACGTACCCCGCCGGGTGAGCCTGTACCGGAAGATGCCTACACGGTAGATAAGGACGCCTGGACCAATTGGTCATTCAGCCGGGCGATGATCGCCGGTTCACGCCCGCAGAATAACCCAACGCCAAAACCACCTCACGCCAGTTCGGTCGGCGTACCTCACGGTAATGGCCCGCATTATTCGAAGAACAATATTGTCGGCCTGTGGCTGCCTTTCCAGCATAACGGCATGATCTACAATATGTGGACGGCCCAGGGGAAAGACTGCCCGTTTGTCATCGCCCTTGGGGTACCCCCGGCGGTCACCATGCTGCTTTCTGCGGCGCCGCCTGCCTGGCATGATGAGTACAACTATGCTTCGGCGTTCCTTGGGCACGGCATTGAGATGGTGAAAGCGGAAACCTGCGATGTGCTGGTGCCTGCCGAATGTGAAATCATCATCGAAGGCTACGTCAGCGCGGATAAATCCGTGGCTGAAGGCCCGTTTGGCGAGTTCCCCGGCTACCTTTCCAACCAGTCCAGCCTGAAACCACTGGCGAAAATCACCTGTGTCACCTTCCGCGATGAGGCTATCTTGCCGATCTGCATTCCGGGGATTCCGATCGACTCTACGCTGATGCTCGGCTGCTTCTGTTTATCTGCCACCGCCAGAGTGTATTTTGAAAAGTCCGGCCTGCCGATCATCGACTGTTTCAGCCCGCTGGAGGCCTCTTCCCATTGGCTGGTGATCCGGGTCCGTGACGACTGGCATAAAATCACCGGCATGACGGTCAAAGCCTTTATCGACAAGATTGCCGAAGTGTTCTGGACCAACCATATCGGTAAAACCACCGCCAAGCTGATCATCGTGGGCGAAGATATTCCCCCTGATGACAGCAACAAAGTGACCTGGGCATTAGCGACACGTAATAATCCGGTGCAGGGCGTGTTTCACTATCCGCAATATGACTCCGACGGTACCGGATTACAGATTTACCTGGATGTAGCCACCAAACTACGCGGGCGCGGCGGCTTGGTGGCCTACAGTTGCCTGCAGATCCAACAGCAGGTTAACCAGCCGTTGGAGCAGGTATTGAGCTTTGCCACCAATTATCCGCTGCCATTGCAGGAGAAAATCAAAAGCAAATGGTCTGAATGGGGATTTGATCGCTAA
- a CDS encoding GMC oxidoreductase, translated as MSEVDNIYFSRFAQIKGQSFDYIVIGGGAYGTSFTHRVLQHNPQARILVLEKGDYLIPDHIQNIPPAYIKLNTSVGIRPWTYHGSADMKLSLNFMPQIPYVGGRALFWNAWTPQPDSSEMPDWPAQAIERLDNQWYPTGEFMGRRYSLDIPGNRNQSLNRFMGERLFSQLAHISGAKPQPSPSALDSAMATGQGVAPEDWAKFSPISVLVNDVQAYASLKVVVNAEVEQLIAEGDVVTEVITKEGSLRVGNAKVIMACNTLEAGFILTKSFPDDKLVGKNLCGHIRSWLAARIPASSLPALTNQLQTVAYYLPGIDKTTNRLMHTHISVVHNPQPAESYDVLYRILPDASSPEAVATYQDPDYVVIMLHSMGEFLGERSANSWNYVTTNPQGEAEVYIQMKETDRRFWDAMDKTTYDVMYALAGDAPLEYQHNNPDGSFTWEPSPPDNIRNQGLVHEAGTLWMGDDPATSVTALNGQMHRYPNVYGLGSMLFPRPGSWNPTLTGVAQSFALADELSGPHQDQNQ; from the coding sequence ATGAGTGAAGTCGACAATATCTACTTTTCCCGCTTTGCCCAGATCAAGGGGCAGTCTTTTGACTATATCGTGATTGGTGGCGGTGCCTATGGCACCAGCTTTACCCACCGGGTGCTGCAACATAATCCCCAGGCCCGCATTCTGGTGCTGGAGAAAGGCGATTACCTGATCCCCGACCATATCCAGAACATTCCACCGGCCTACATCAAACTCAACACCAGCGTGGGTATCCGGCCATGGACCTACCATGGCTCTGCCGATATGAAACTCAGTCTCAACTTTATGCCGCAGATCCCTTATGTTGGTGGCCGCGCGCTGTTTTGGAACGCCTGGACCCCGCAACCCGATAGCAGCGAAATGCCGGACTGGCCAGCGCAGGCGATCGAGCGTCTGGATAATCAGTGGTATCCCACAGGCGAATTTATGGGGAGGCGCTACTCCCTGGACATCCCCGGCAATCGCAACCAGTCACTGAATCGCTTTATGGGTGAACGCCTGTTCTCGCAATTGGCCCATATCAGCGGAGCCAAGCCGCAGCCAAGCCCGAGCGCGTTGGACTCCGCCATGGCAACTGGCCAGGGAGTGGCACCAGAGGACTGGGCCAAGTTCTCGCCCATTTCGGTACTGGTGAATGATGTGCAGGCTTACGCCTCACTCAAGGTAGTGGTCAATGCCGAAGTGGAGCAACTGATTGCAGAAGGTGACGTTGTCACGGAAGTCATCACTAAAGAAGGCTCACTGCGAGTCGGCAATGCCAAGGTGATTATGGCCTGCAACACGCTGGAAGCCGGATTTATCCTCACCAAGTCTTTCCCGGACGATAAACTGGTGGGGAAAAACCTGTGTGGTCATATCCGTTCCTGGCTGGCCGCCCGTATCCCCGCTAGCAGCCTGCCAGCATTGACCAACCAGTTGCAAACCGTGGCCTATTACCTGCCCGGCATCGATAAAACCACCAACCGCCTGATGCACACCCACATCAGCGTGGTCCATAACCCGCAACCCGCAGAAAGCTACGACGTGCTGTACCGCATTCTGCCAGATGCTTCTTCACCAGAAGCCGTTGCCACCTATCAGGACCCTGACTACGTGGTGATCATGCTGCATTCCATGGGGGAGTTCCTCGGGGAACGCTCGGCAAACTCGTGGAATTACGTCACGACTAACCCGCAGGGCGAGGCCGAGGTGTATATCCAGATGAAGGAAACCGACCGTCGATTCTGGGATGCGATGGATAAAACCACCTATGACGTGATGTACGCTCTTGCCGGAGATGCTCCTCTTGAGTACCAGCACAATAACCCGGACGGCAGCTTCACCTGGGAACCTTCACCGCCAGACAATATTCGCAATCAGGGGTTGGTGCACGAAGCTGGCACCTTATGGATGGGTGATGATCCGGCCACCTCTGTCACCGCACTCAACGGTCAGATGCACCGTTACCCGAACGTTTATGGCCTGGGCAGCATGTTGTTCCCCCGCCCAGGCTCATGGAACCCAACGCTGACCGGCGTAGCCCAGTCTTTCGCCCTGGCCGATGAACTCAGTGGCCCACATCAGGATCAAAATCAATGA
- a CDS encoding ferritin-like domain-containing protein: protein MNMTAKAKTFQLAETSFAQLGYVQFADEKSLAQDLTELRNLLQSAMQLEHATIPPYLMMLYTLDDDVDWRIIETLRSVVVEEMLHFTLTANLLNAIGGTPAVDSPDFLPRYPARLPYDIDDIEVNLYGFSKNGIFQGMVIEHPKDVRPRAIANEVPSDMTIGEFYLYVESRLRAAVETHGERAIFCGDPQRQIPPDVFYYGGGGNVLKVSDLKSAVAAMKLITDQGEGTENDIWVVDEDELAHYFRFSQIYNERLYQKGDTVASGPTGDPFPVPWNKSVLIDSNAKVSDYPPGEVRDAITRFNQRYCQLLGDLQTAFTGAPDKLMAAVVAMCALRDDFRAITANPFPGKELFHCAPTFEYSVANRQPLGKQVLMAAPAAAAVTTTESADVSASASASASASNEATLDQLQQAYSSGNLQLALSCMSDGVIWDISGPSECPYLGVFYGHEGFTRFWTLLGATVNFGSAGVEKSFFSGDQAMSYGGEQGTTKCGRVPYRYDWAIRYQFNEQHQITLMRQYFNPLNILSALKAAPYPVPAACPHSAKPQSQQQ from the coding sequence ATGAACATGACCGCAAAAGCCAAGACCTTCCAGCTTGCTGAAACCTCGTTTGCCCAACTCGGCTATGTGCAGTTTGCCGACGAAAAAAGCCTGGCGCAGGATCTGACCGAACTGCGCAATCTGCTGCAGAGCGCCATGCAGCTGGAACATGCCACCATTCCCCCCTATCTGATGATGCTCTATACCCTGGATGACGACGTTGACTGGCGCATCATCGAAACCCTGCGTTCGGTGGTGGTGGAGGAAATGCTGCACTTCACCCTGACGGCCAACCTGCTCAACGCCATCGGCGGGACACCCGCGGTCGATTCGCCCGACTTCCTGCCCCGTTATCCCGCACGTCTGCCTTACGATATTGATGATATTGAAGTGAATCTGTACGGCTTCTCCAAAAACGGTATCTTCCAGGGCATGGTGATCGAGCATCCGAAAGATGTCCGCCCGCGCGCCATCGCCAATGAAGTCCCCAGCGATATGACCATCGGGGAGTTTTATCTTTACGTTGAATCGCGGCTGCGGGCAGCGGTGGAAACCCATGGAGAACGGGCGATTTTCTGCGGCGATCCGCAGCGCCAGATCCCGCCGGATGTTTTCTACTACGGCGGCGGGGGCAACGTACTGAAAGTAAGCGATCTGAAATCCGCGGTAGCCGCCATGAAACTGATTACCGATCAGGGTGAAGGCACAGAAAACGATATCTGGGTGGTGGATGAAGATGAGTTGGCCCACTATTTCCGTTTTAGCCAGATCTACAATGAACGGCTGTATCAAAAAGGCGATACCGTGGCCAGTGGCCCTACCGGCGACCCATTCCCGGTGCCGTGGAACAAAAGCGTGCTGATCGACAGCAATGCCAAGGTCAGCGATTATCCACCCGGAGAGGTTCGTGACGCCATCACCCGGTTTAACCAGCGTTATTGTCAGTTACTCGGCGATCTGCAAACTGCATTTACCGGTGCCCCAGACAAGTTGATGGCCGCCGTGGTGGCGATGTGTGCGCTGCGGGATGATTTCCGCGCCATAACCGCCAACCCGTTCCCCGGTAAGGAGTTATTCCACTGCGCCCCTACGTTTGAATACAGCGTGGCTAACCGCCAGCCGCTGGGTAAACAGGTGTTAATGGCTGCTCCGGCCGCCGCAGCTGTAACCACAACCGAAAGTGCGGATGTCAGTGCCAGTGCCAGTGCCAGTGCCAGTGCCAGCAATGAGGCCACTCTGGATCAACTGCAGCAAGCCTATTCCAGCGGTAACCTGCAGTTGGCACTCTCCTGCATGAGTGACGGGGTGATCTGGGATATCTCCGGCCCCAGCGAATGCCCCTATCTGGGCGTGTTCTACGGCCACGAAGGGTTTACCCGTTTTTGGACGCTACTTGGTGCAACGGTGAATTTTGGCAGCGCTGGCGTCGAGAAATCCTTCTTCAGCGGCGATCAGGCAATGTCCTACGGAGGCGAACAAGGCACGACCAAATGCGGCCGCGTACCCTATCGCTACGACTGGGCGATCCGTTATCAATTCAATGAACAGCATCAAATCACCCTGATGCGTCAGTACTTCAACCCACTGAACATTCTTTCGGCGCTGAAGGCCGCGCCTTATCCGGTACCGGCGGCTTGCCCACACTCGGCCAAACCTCAATCCCAACAACAGTAG
- a CDS encoding GMC family oxidoreductase, whose translation MRQIDWQQATAQPYDAVIVGSGFAGCIMAKQLTRAGRRVLIVEAGTGNDSFGQHLDHVQTFMQAVAKTPNAPYPDSPNAPQPEVTDVEPITAGKPSHKGYFVQMGPYPFESNYTRRLGGTSLHWFGSCPRMLPEDFAMATLFGRGVDWPLSYEELLPYYQRAELEIGVSADVQDQQYHGIYFASGYQYPMQKIPQSYLDRWMIAGLAQAELPGTADKAQIRSIPQGRNSVPNAGYTPRGAVGNPAVGRRCMGNSSCIPICPIQARYNALKTLVETDADLLIQAVASRLHISPETGQISALDCKVWKNDSSHDFEPITLHSELFILAANAIENAVLLQASQACQSSGELGRNLMDHPAILSWGLSPEAIGAFRGPGLTSTLVNYRGGEFRRDRAAFVLEIGNWGWSWPRNEPVDSTLDMVDDERLYGKELRQRLGQVLPRQIRLDMMTEQLPDAANRVTIDDRWRDPLGNYRPVIHYNVDDYSQGGMAFGREVASSLFSQLGIKDFTHYRSDNPGYFTWQGNGYIWAGVGHIAGTHRMGTRPENSVVNRHQQSWDHPNLYVIGCGSMPTLGTSNPTLTMTALTFATADHILGRKH comes from the coding sequence ATGCGGCAGATTGATTGGCAGCAAGCCACCGCCCAACCCTATGATGCGGTGATCGTAGGCTCAGGATTTGCCGGTTGCATCATGGCCAAGCAGCTGACCCGCGCTGGCCGCCGGGTGCTGATCGTCGAAGCCGGGACGGGCAACGACAGCTTTGGCCAGCACCTTGATCATGTACAAACCTTTATGCAGGCCGTGGCAAAAACGCCTAACGCGCCCTATCCCGATTCACCCAACGCACCACAGCCAGAAGTGACTGACGTTGAACCCATCACGGCCGGTAAACCTTCCCACAAAGGGTATTTCGTGCAGATGGGCCCCTATCCCTTTGAAAGTAACTATACCCGCCGGCTGGGTGGCACGTCGCTGCACTGGTTCGGCAGCTGTCCACGGATGCTGCCAGAGGATTTTGCCATGGCCACGCTGTTTGGGCGTGGCGTGGATTGGCCGCTGAGCTATGAAGAGTTACTGCCGTATTATCAACGCGCTGAACTGGAAATTGGGGTTTCCGCCGACGTACAGGATCAGCAATACCACGGCATCTATTTTGCATCAGGCTATCAATACCCGATGCAGAAAATCCCGCAAAGCTATCTGGATCGCTGGATGATCGCCGGATTGGCCCAGGCCGAATTACCCGGTACGGCAGACAAAGCCCAGATCCGCTCTATCCCGCAAGGCAGAAACAGTGTGCCCAATGCAGGTTATACCCCGCGTGGTGCGGTGGGTAATCCGGCCGTGGGTCGTCGCTGTATGGGCAACTCCAGCTGTATTCCTATCTGCCCGATCCAGGCTCGTTACAACGCGTTAAAAACCCTGGTGGAAACGGATGCCGATTTGCTGATCCAGGCGGTTGCCTCTCGTCTGCATATCTCGCCAGAGACGGGGCAAATCAGCGCGTTGGACTGCAAGGTGTGGAAGAACGACAGCAGCCATGACTTTGAGCCGATCACCTTACACAGCGAGCTGTTTATTCTGGCCGCCAATGCTATCGAAAATGCCGTGTTATTACAGGCATCACAGGCCTGTCAGTCCAGCGGAGAGCTGGGGCGTAACCTGATGGATCACCCCGCCATCTTGTCTTGGGGGTTATCGCCGGAAGCGATAGGCGCATTTCGTGGGCCGGGTTTGACGTCAACGCTGGTGAACTACCGGGGTGGCGAATTCCGCCGCGACCGCGCCGCATTTGTGCTGGAGATCGGCAACTGGGGCTGGAGCTGGCCACGCAACGAACCGGTGGACAGCACGCTGGATATGGTGGATGACGAGCGATTGTATGGCAAGGAGTTACGCCAGCGGCTTGGGCAAGTACTACCCCGGCAAATCCGCCTGGACATGATGACCGAACAGCTGCCGGATGCCGCCAATCGCGTCACCATCGACGATCGCTGGCGTGATCCGCTCGGTAATTACCGGCCAGTGATCCACTACAACGTGGACGACTATAGCCAAGGCGGGATGGCGTTTGGCCGCGAAGTGGCCAGCAGCCTGTTCAGCCAACTGGGCATCAAGGATTTCACTCACTACCGATCAGACAACCCCGGTTATTTCACCTGGCAAGGTAACGGTTACATCTGGGCAGGCGTTGGCCATATTGCAGGCACCCACCGGATGGGAACGCGGCCAGAGAATTCGGTAGTCAACCGGCACCAGCAAAGCTGGGATCACCCCAACCTTTACGTTATTGGCTGCGGCAGCATGCCAACGCTGGGCACCTCAAATCCCACGCTCACCATGACGGCCCTGACCTTCGCCACTGCCGACCATATACTCGGACGGAAACATTGA
- a CDS encoding GMC family oxidoreductase — protein MNIITPEQAEKNEYDVVIVGGGISGAIVAKTLTQAGKRCLIVEAGTGLGTDYQGYLDYLNTFYTATIKIPNAPYPSNPNAPEPLETEVSKTPNDEGYFVQRGELPFSSTYTRYLGGTTLHWLGTSLRMLPEDFRTHSLYGVGIDWPIDYQQLEPWYRKAELELGVSANVEEQSYLGVTFPPGYVYPMHGLPASWSDKQLASRIDGMKVIDDGKTYILKVRGTPAARNSVPNSAYDHGRGYTPKGAVGNDKVGHRCMGNSSCVPICPIQAKYNALKTLDTANHEKLDIVLQSVAFQLDIDPHSKAISGVQFKHYQYPGDFTPSLHTVKGKRYVLAAHAVANAVLLLASDACKSSKVVGCHLMDHPELLTWGLTKETPLWPLRGPLATSGIEDLRTGSFRKHHAPYRFEMGNDGWLWPAQAPAKDLNDLVDGGKFGTELRQELKKQVSRQFRFGILVEQLPDPKNHVTIDKQFLDKMGNYRPIINYTLSDYTRDGFASAFDVSMGIFKQTDIDNHSRYSEKDPGYFLCKDKKRGFTFNGAGHFAGTHCMGSSPESSVVNKYQRTWEHPNLYLVGCGNMINMGTSNPTLTMSALTFWAAHNILQDLNGVPYAAD, from the coding sequence ATGAATATCATCACTCCTGAACAAGCAGAAAAAAACGAGTACGACGTGGTGATCGTGGGCGGAGGGATCTCCGGCGCCATCGTTGCCAAAACCCTGACGCAGGCGGGAAAACGCTGCCTGATCGTCGAAGCCGGTACCGGATTGGGGACGGACTATCAAGGCTATCTGGACTACCTCAACACCTTTTATACCGCCACCATCAAAATCCCCAATGCGCCCTACCCAAGCAACCCTAATGCCCCGGAACCGCTGGAAACCGAAGTCAGCAAAACGCCGAACGACGAGGGTTATTTCGTCCAGCGTGGCGAACTGCCCTTTAGTTCGACCTATACCCGCTATCTCGGCGGCACCACCCTGCACTGGCTGGGCACATCCTTACGTATGCTGCCCGAGGACTTTCGCACACATTCACTATATGGCGTCGGTATCGATTGGCCGATCGATTATCAACAGCTGGAACCCTGGTATCGCAAGGCCGAGCTGGAACTGGGGGTTTCCGCCAATGTGGAAGAACAGTCCTACCTTGGCGTCACCTTCCCGCCAGGTTATGTCTACCCGATGCACGGTCTGCCCGCCAGTTGGAGCGATAAGCAACTGGCTAGCCGTATTGACGGCATGAAAGTGATCGATGACGGCAAGACCTATATCCTGAAGGTGCGTGGCACGCCCGCCGCGCGCAATAGCGTGCCCAATAGCGCCTACGATCATGGCCGGGGTTATACGCCAAAAGGTGCCGTGGGTAACGACAAAGTGGGTCACCGTTGCATGGGTAACTCCAGTTGCGTGCCCATCTGCCCCATTCAGGCCAAATACAACGCCCTGAAGACGCTGGATACGGCCAACCACGAAAAGCTCGATATCGTGCTGCAGAGCGTGGCTTTTCAATTGGATATCGATCCGCACAGCAAGGCGATCTCCGGCGTTCAGTTCAAACACTACCAATATCCAGGAGACTTTACCCCCAGCCTGCATACGGTGAAGGGTAAACGCTATGTGCTCGCCGCCCACGCCGTCGCCAACGCGGTGCTACTGCTGGCCTCCGATGCCTGCAAAAGTAGCAAGGTGGTTGGTTGCCATTTGATGGATCACCCGGAACTGCTGACCTGGGGGTTAACCAAAGAAACACCGCTGTGGCCGCTACGTGGGCCATTGGCCACCTCCGGCATTGAAGATCTGCGCACTGGCAGCTTCCGCAAACACCATGCTCCGTATCGGTTCGAAATGGGCAACGACGGTTGGTTGTGGCCCGCTCAAGCACCGGCGAAGGATCTGAACGACCTGGTAGATGGCGGCAAATTCGGGACCGAATTACGTCAAGAGCTTAAAAAACAGGTCTCACGCCAGTTCCGCTTCGGCATTCTGGTAGAACAACTACCAGACCCCAAAAACCATGTCACCATCGATAAGCAATTTCTCGATAAAATGGGTAACTACCGTCCGATCATTAATTACACTTTATCGGACTATACTCGGGACGGTTTTGCCAGTGCGTTCGACGTATCGATGGGGATCTTTAAACAGACCGATATCGACAACCATTCCAGATATTCGGAGAAGGACCCCGGATACTTTCTCTGCAAAGACAAAAAAAGAGGCTTCACCTTTAACGGTGCCGGGCATTTTGCCGGAACCCACTGCATGGGGAGTTCACCGGAAAGCTCCGTGGTGAATAAATATCAGCGTACCTGGGAGCACCCCAATCTCTATCTGGTGGGCTGCGGCAACATGATCAACATGGGTACCTCAAACCCCACGTTGACGATGTCTGCACTCACCTTCTGGGCTGCGCATAACATCCTGCAGGATCTCAACGGGGTACCTTATGCGGCAGATTGA
- a CDS encoding sugar dehydrogenase complex small subunit, which produces MSDEQLASDAALQQFIDLSRLLTGFDRFELLGTGQAAFYYDWVQTHAAERFATLLATYGELPADAAQHSSFVETHLLRSEKLSTLVRSIIKLWYLGQWYSPDNPKETQIPSANSYQQGLVWDAIHAHPQGAKQQGFGAWSEPPVTSSTVVKL; this is translated from the coding sequence ATGAGCGATGAACAACTAGCATCCGATGCGGCACTACAGCAATTTATCGATCTTTCCCGTTTATTAACCGGTTTTGACCGTTTTGAGTTACTCGGTACTGGCCAAGCCGCCTTTTATTATGACTGGGTACAAACGCACGCGGCAGAACGTTTTGCCACATTGTTGGCGACCTACGGCGAACTTCCGGCAGATGCTGCACAGCACTCGTCCTTTGTAGAAACCCACCTGCTGCGTTCAGAAAAGTTGTCAACGTTGGTGCGCAGCATTATCAAACTGTGGTACCTGGGCCAGTGGTATTCACCAGACAACCCGAAGGAGACCCAGATCCCCAGTGCTAACAGCTATCAACAGGGCTTGGTGTGGGATGCGATCCATGCCCATCCACAGGGTGCCAAACAACAAGGCTTTGGTGCCTGGTCTGAACCACCGGTAACCTCCTCTACGGTGGTGAAACTATGA